The nucleotide window AGGGTCGTGTCTTTGTCTCCTCGACCTGTCAAGCTTCTGGATGAAAGCCGAGAAACCGAGAAGGAGTGTTTAAGTAATGGGGAAGTGACATTAAATGGACTTGTCAGTGACCAAGAACTTCAAGACAGTagtaaaagaaagaaagaggagGAAGCAGTTGCTGGTGATGCTGTTTGTGTAATCAGTGATCATATCCCAGAAGGACTTTCAGGAGACATACCACAAAGAAAGGGAACGGAGCAGGAGGAAGCGATGTCCAATGGACTTGTCACTGACCAAGACTGTAACTCATCTGCTGAGCCTCTAGAAACATGCAAGAGgaagaaagatgaagaagaagaagtttctGCTCAAGCTTCTTGTGGTGTCATCAGCAAGACCCCAGAAAGATTTCGAGAGACTTACAAGAGAAGACGGTTCAAAAACTCatcaacaacagcaacaaaCAACAAGAATGGAGAAACTCTTATGGAAAGAGACAAAACAGATCCGCCACTTGTAATTGTTCCTCCTGAGATGAAGGAATGTGATGAAGAACCAACGGTTGTAACTAAAGGAACAGCAAGTAGAGGAACATCCATTGGTGTTGTCGACATTGGCGTCAACAACGTTGCTTACTTTTTCCAGGTGGCTCTGCCCGGTGTCAGCAAAGAGAACGGTATTTATATTCATCTCTGCTACCTGTTTCCATAGTTCTCATTGTGATTAACACATGGTGTCTTTGTGCAGATAAGTTCAGCTGTGAGATTAAATCAGATGGAAAGGTTATACTTGAGGGATCAACCACAACAGGACAGAAGACGATAGAGAGGCATTCTCGTGTTTTCAAGATGAATAGCCGGACGCTGTGGCCTCCTGGACCGTTCAAGCTGTCCTTTAACCTCCCAGGACCAGTTGATCCGCGGTTTGTCTCTCCTAACTTCAGATCAGATGGTATCTTCGAGGCTGTAGTCATCAGACAGAGAGACACTACCTAAGCCAGAGGTTTCTTCAAGCTAAGTAACACTAGGATCTCTGTTAATCTTTTTGTGAATGGGATAATAGAAACTAGGCCCAATCAAAAACAGACATATCTCTCAATTTTTTTGGACATGAAGCTGTTGCTTTTGCTAACTAGCCCTCTTCCCACTATTGATCCCACAATGTTTTCATGTTACTCTCGCCGAAGCACTACGGTTATTACTAGTTAACTCTTAACCTGTGaataaaaccaaaccaaatggCTAAGGAAGATGCTGGAAGATACATACATAATTGCTTCAGACATGACAGCTAGTTTTTGTTATTCTTGGAAAACTTATTATTGCCAATAGGTGTTACAACATTTCTATTCAATAATCAAAAGAGGAAACAATTGAAACTACAGTTTCGTGATATAACATTCATATTGATATGATCAAATGAAGATAAAGAAAGTGATCTCATCACTTAGTTTTGGTGGGGAAAGAAGCCATCTTGTTGATTCCACAGAGACCCTCTGCTTTACCAGTGTTCCTCTTCATCCTAATGTAACCTTTCTCTCCCCACTTTGGTCCCCAAGAATTCTTCACTATGATGTAATCCGAACCCTTGCTTGATCCGTACCCAACCGCAGCCACACCATGATCCAAATCCACCCCGCACCGCCCATCAAAGACACCCTTCACATACCAAAACACAGTCAAGAATCTATTTTTCAATCATTTTCTTGATTATGGGTTTAGTAATATGTACTTACGCCGCTATAGAACTGGAACTCTCTACCAGAAGCATCAATGGCGACACTGAGAGGCTGATGAGCCAATGCCTTCAAGAGACTCTTCTCATCATTGGTAGGTACATCTTGGTGCCCATTGATAGTCACCATTTCAGATTCATCCTTTTGCGTCTCGCAGGTTCCTTCTTCCATGGAGTAAGGATAGTCCTCTTCCTTGCGAAGACCACCGTTCTTGACAATGTAGTCAAAAGCATAGTCCATGAGACCACCGTTGCAGCCATTGTTGTAGGTTGTGTCACAGTCTATGAGTTCTTGTTCTGATAATGTTGTCAAGTTTCCTGTCACAATCTTGTTTATACCTTCCACTGCAGCCACGGTCGAAAACGCCCAACAACTTCCTATAAAACATTAAAGAACAAAATGAAAAATCGAGACATTAATCCAGAGGTCACTAGTTCAACTGGAAAGGACTGGTCATTGTGTCAAAGGTCTTTAGTTTGAGTGATCCCTAGAACGAACCTCctcttgttaaaaaaaataaataaaaaccttTGTAATACATAAGAGTCCAAGATTTGAGATTACCGCAAGAGCCTTGGTTCTTGACATAGCTCACGGCTCCTTTCTTTCTCCAGTCAACAGATTTAGGCAAAGCCTCAACGTCCTTATAAGCGAACTCTTGGTAAGATCTTTCATCATCATTGCGTCTCACTATATCAGTCTTGAGTCCCACGTACTTGTTCTTAAATTCTTCGTGGCTCAAATCAGCAAACTCGTTGAGACCAAGCCAGTAGCTTTTCGCTTTCTTGTTAGTCTCATCGATGTGCTTTAGGTTATCCTTGAAAACTTCGAACCTACGAAACTTCTCTTCAACGGTTTCGTAAGCTTTCTCGAAGTTGGAGAGCCAGTTTTCGAAGAGTTCGATGAGTTTGTCATGAGACTCTAAATCCTCGGGGGCATATCCAACGATGGAAAAATCGTGGGAAGCAGCGAAAGAGAAGGATAGTGATGCAGCGGTTAAGGCAAGAAGAAAACAGATTCTTGTAGCCATTTGGGTAATTCAAAGTTTGTAATTTGTTAGTTGATAGAGTTGTAAGAGAAGGGTTGCTTTATATAGGTTCAAGTTTTTGATAGAGGTTAGTCTCTTTGCTTTAGAGTGAAGTTGTCTGAATCTGAATCTTGTATAAAGTCCGTTCTTTAAGCTTGGTTTTGTCTTCCCTAAGGTTACGTTCACTCCAAGTAATAATTGTATATGCTTCTTTAGAACCCTCTAGTTCGGCCAGAAGCTCCTACTTAAAGTCTTAAACTCATACTAGGCCCACATATTTGGAGGTGGTTAATCTGGATTTTGCGGCCCACAATCATTAATCCTCTTTCCTGATGCTATCTCAAATTCATAGGACATTAGATTACATACAGTGAAGTGTTTTTGTAAGATATTATCCTGTACAGAACAAAGTTTGACCTGTCAATCCAACAAGGTATCTGATAAGTGATAAAAAGTCAGGAGGATCAATATCTTCATACcaaaaacttattttattttgatgacCACTAACCACTCAGTATAAAGTAAATAAGCATCATATTGTTCATAAAACATGAATCATGTAAAGTTCAATATGAAAACTCACTGGCTATATCTTTACAAGGTCATCTACTTGTATAAACGATGTAGAgacaatatataataagcatCATATATTTTTCATAGACACATGAATGATGTAAAAGTTCAATTTGAAAAACTCATTGGTCTTATATTTTTACAAGGACATCTACTTTTTTAATGATCAGCATTTACGCTGCGGTTTGCGTGATATTGTGGATCTTTGTTTACATGAAAGTCCCCGAGACTAGAGGTATGCCTTCGGAGGTTATCACATTCTACTTTGCCTTTGGAGCTCAAGCTCAAGCTTTccaaggatatatatatatatatatattatatatatatatatatatatatataatctttgtACCTAAAAGATTTTCTTCATCTCCTGAGCTACCTTTATTTGGTTTCTCTTTTTTATTCCTTTGTTTTGTTATCGAAATTAATCTAATAACCGAGACTTGTGGTCCAGTGGTAATTAACTCAAATACGGTGAAGCCACCTAGGTTCGAGTCTCTGCTATCGGAGGATTAAAATTTTAGCATTACCAGGCACATAGGACCAACACGTGCGCCAATAACGTAGGCCGCTAACACATGCTAGTCTGGACCCACTTCGGTGGAGTCGGGATACCCATGtataattcagaaaaaaaaaagaaattaatctAATAATTACTCAGTTTTCTCTCTTGCTTCGGCGCATTTTAGATTCAAACTCCTTATCTCTCCACGGAAAAACAAATGGGATCccaaaacaaatacaaaaaaatagatttaggGTAATATCTCCAGTTTCTTGGGACGCAAGTTTGATTCTCAAGGCTTATATTTACAAAAGTTAGAGTTTAACTTTTTTACTTAGATTGTGTTTGCTTCATGCTAAACTCGAATCCGGAAAGGAACACCTTGCTTTTGGTACACATTGTTCTGAGCCAGGTATTGATCAATATCGCTAACCGTAGTTTCAAATGGATGGTTGGCTAGGATTTATCTGACTGTGTATATCTGCAGGATCAATATCAGGCGGCCGGTACTAAGTCTCATTCTCTGAGAACCGTTG belongs to Brassica rapa cultivar Chiifu-401-42 chromosome A07, CAAS_Brap_v3.01, whole genome shotgun sequence and includes:
- the LOC103829409 gene encoding increased DNA methylation 3 isoform X1, with translation MDAWFHLHSHFAGSKTNNTGENMSLCSDGLSSDPYFLVNFIMSHYIGPDVFSDIPRCSASQRLSKRLPPYTPKQIGSSSLTIAQLQNLYYYVLRNASSSLLLHPDMVLMYLKGYLPMEPSGELHQFTHYFPTSLHPQKRYSPSLEIVKGIVVIDDPALAFISEEEVQRFRCLSRLDDLRIDRVVSLSPRPVKLLDESRETEKECLSNGEVTLNGLVSDQELQDSSKRKKEEEAVAGDAVCVISDHIPEGLSGDIPQRKGTEQEEAMSNGLVTDQDCNSSAEPLETCKRKKDEEEEVSAQASCGVISKTPERFRETYKRRRFKNSSTTATNNKNGETLMERDKTDPPLVIVPPEMKECDEEPTVVTKGTASRGTSIGVVDIGVNNVAYFFQVALPGVSKENDKFSCEIKSDGKVILEGSTTTGQKTIERHSRVFKMNSRTLWPPGPFKLSFNLPGPVDPRFVSPNFRSDGIFEAVVIRQRDTT
- the LOC103829409 gene encoding increased DNA methylation 3 isoform X2, which translates into the protein MSLCSDGLSSDPYFLVNFIMSHYIGPDVFSDIPRCSASQRLSKRLPPYTPKQIGSSSLTIAQLQNLYYYVLRNASSSLLLHPDMVLMYLKGYLPMEPSGELHQFTHYFPTSLHPQKRYSPSLEIVKGIVVIDDPALAFISEEEVQRFRCLSRLDDLRIDRVVSLSPRPVKLLDESRETEKECLSNGEVTLNGLVSDQELQDSSKRKKEEEAVAGDAVCVISDHIPEGLSGDIPQRKGTEQEEAMSNGLVTDQDCNSSAEPLETCKRKKDEEEEVSAQASCGVISKTPERFRETYKRRRFKNSSTTATNNKNGETLMERDKTDPPLVIVPPEMKECDEEPTVVTKGTASRGTSIGVVDIGVNNVAYFFQVALPGVSKENDKFSCEIKSDGKVILEGSTTTGQKTIERHSRVFKMNSRTLWPPGPFKLSFNLPGPVDPRFVSPNFRSDGIFEAVVIRQRDTT
- the LOC103829410 gene encoding cysteine protease XCP2, which gives rise to MATRICFLLALTAASLSFSFAASHDFSIVGYAPEDLESHDKLIELFENWLSNFEKAYETVEEKFRRFEVFKDNLKHIDETNKKAKSYWLGLNEFADLSHEEFKNKYVGLKTDIVRRNDDERSYQEFAYKDVEALPKSVDWRKKGAVSYVKNQGSCGSCWAFSTVAAVEGINKIVTGNLTTLSEQELIDCDTTYNNGCNGGLMDYAFDYIVKNGGLRKEEDYPYSMEEGTCETQKDESEMVTINGHQDVPTNDEKSLLKALAHQPLSVAIDASGREFQFYSGGVFDGRCGVDLDHGVAAVGYGSSKGSDYIIVKNSWGPKWGEKGYIRMKRNTGKAEGLCGINKMASFPTKTK